The following are encoded in a window of Kitasatospora sp. NBC_01250 genomic DNA:
- a CDS encoding DUF6113 family protein → MSNPLHTLFGTRAQRLAEPLPARPVRIAWYAVLFVLGALVSLCGCFVQGLWSPAGLLFALLANGAVCYLGLRATGTKLGAGVPMIGWFLVLLVLLSPRPEGDFVLATGVDSYVYVLGGWLPGLVCATLPTRSPFTFGIPRQRD, encoded by the coding sequence ATGAGCAACCCGCTGCACACCCTGTTCGGCACCCGGGCCCAGCGGCTGGCCGAGCCGCTGCCGGCGCGCCCGGTGCGCATCGCCTGGTACGCGGTGCTCTTCGTGCTCGGCGCGCTGGTCTCACTCTGCGGTTGTTTTGTGCAGGGTCTGTGGAGCCCGGCCGGCCTGCTGTTCGCGCTGCTCGCCAACGGCGCCGTCTGCTACCTGGGCCTGCGGGCGACCGGCACCAAGCTGGGCGCGGGCGTGCCGATGATCGGCTGGTTCCTGGTCCTGCTGGTCCTGCTGTCCCCCCGCCCCGAGGGCGACTTCGTCCTGGCCACCGGGGTCGACTCGTACGTGTACGTCCTGGGCGGCTGGCTGCCCGGTCTGGTGTGCGCGACGCTGCCGACCCGCTCGCCGTTCACCTTCGGCATTCCGCGCCAGCGGGACTGA
- the mshB gene encoding N-acetyl-1-D-myo-inositol-2-amino-2-deoxy-alpha-D-glucopyranoside deacetylase, giving the protein MTAAADRTTTADRRLLLVHAHPDDESIGNGATMARYAAEGAQVTLVTCTLGEGGEVVPAELAHLTADRQDELGAHRIGELAAAMREVGVTDVRFLGGRGRYRDSGMLGMPENDRPDCFWQADPDEAAAELVAVVREVRPQVLVTYDEHGGYGHPDHIQAHRVAMRAAELAADPAFRPDLGPAWRIARIFWNRMPRSVLLTGLRAAAERFELAADPEDVPGVVADELIDAALDGAGFADRKAAAMRAHVTQITVDGTFFALSNDRWQPLVADEYYQLARGEAGTTRPLTDLFAGLSGDGATGIES; this is encoded by the coding sequence ATGACCGCTGCCGCCGACCGGACCACGACCGCAGACCGCCGCCTGCTGCTGGTGCACGCCCACCCCGACGACGAGTCGATCGGCAACGGCGCCACCATGGCCCGCTACGCCGCCGAGGGCGCCCAGGTCACCCTGGTGACCTGCACCCTCGGCGAGGGCGGCGAGGTGGTCCCGGCCGAGCTGGCCCACCTGACGGCGGACCGGCAGGACGAACTGGGCGCCCACCGGATCGGCGAGCTGGCCGCCGCGATGCGGGAGGTCGGCGTGACCGACGTCCGCTTCCTGGGCGGCCGGGGACGGTACCGGGACTCCGGCATGCTCGGCATGCCGGAGAACGACCGTCCCGACTGCTTCTGGCAGGCCGATCCGGACGAGGCCGCCGCGGAGCTGGTCGCCGTGGTGCGCGAGGTGCGCCCGCAGGTCCTGGTCACCTATGACGAGCACGGCGGCTACGGGCACCCGGACCACATCCAGGCGCACCGGGTCGCGATGCGCGCCGCCGAGCTCGCCGCCGACCCCGCCTTCCGCCCCGACCTCGGCCCGGCCTGGCGGATCGCCAGGATCTTCTGGAACCGCATGCCGCGCTCGGTGCTGCTGACCGGGCTGCGGGCCGCCGCCGAGCGCTTCGAGCTGGCCGCCGACCCCGAGGACGTGCCGGGCGTGGTCGCGGACGAGCTGATCGACGCGGCACTCGACGGCGCCGGGTTCGCCGACCGCAAGGCCGCCGCGATGCGCGCGCACGTCACCCAGATCACCGTGGACGGCACCTTCTTCGCGCTGAGCAACGACCGCTGGCAGCCGCTGGTGGCCGACGAGTACTACCAGCTGGCCCGCGGCGAGGCCGGCACCACCCGACCGCTGACCGACCTGTTCGCCGGCCTGTCCGGCGACGGCGCCACCGGAATCGAGTCCTGA
- a CDS encoding DUF2304 domain-containing protein yields MALSISAAMLMLVIVVVLVRRSGLKLAHAVICSLLGFYLASTSIAPSIQQVTSNLAGMLNDLKL; encoded by the coding sequence ATGGCTTTGTCCATCTCCGCAGCCATGCTGATGCTGGTCATCGTGGTGGTCCTGGTCCGCCGCTCCGGCCTCAAGCTGGCCCACGCGGTCATCTGCTCGCTGCTGGGCTTCTACCTCGCCTCCACATCGATCGCGCCGTCGATCCAGCAGGTGACCAGCAACCTCGCCGGGATGCTCAATGACCTGAAGCTCTGA
- a CDS encoding S9 family peptidase, with the protein MTTEAPSATAQDTFPRQYARTLRYTVGQPRSFAVAPDGARVVFLRSTGRDRANLLWTLDPATGAETVAADPAQLLGGGEEDLSPAERARRERSREGSAGIVGYALDGAATLAAFALSGRLFTADLVAGAARELPAAGPLLDPRPSPDGRWIAYPTTAGALRLIAADGSADRALAEPEAAGVTWGQAEFIAQEEMDRDRGYWWSPRSDALLVARADDAPVQRWWIADPASPATVPTEVAYPAAGTPNAEVTLWLVTLDGTRTEVVWDRAAYPYLGRVHWSAGGVPLLLVQARDQRSQLLLTVDPATGATGELLAERDAAWLELFPGAPAWTPDGRLVRISDEPGHRALLVDQVELTDDTLHLRAVLAVGAGEVLCTASAGEGAEDQTPGLQGLYAVPLDGSGPRLLRRGAALDAVRGGEVTVLSSSALDRPGRRAEVLRGGESLLTVTSYAQTPVLTTRPQFRLAGERRIPAAVVLPTGYDRERDGLLPVLMDPYGGPHAAMVVQAHNAFLSSQWFADQGFAVVVADGRGTPGRSPAWEKAIAFDFAGVTLDDQVEALQALAEEFPLDLGRVAIRGWSYGGYLSALAVLRRPDVFHAAVAGAPVTEWRLYDTHYTERYLGHPDERPEVYEANSLTGDAARLERPLMIVHGLADDNVVAAHTLRLSSALLAAGRPHTVLPLSGVTHMTPQEQVAENLLLLQVDFLKEKLGLKPTP; encoded by the coding sequence ATGACCACTGAAGCTCCCTCAGCCACCGCTCAGGACACCTTCCCCCGGCAGTACGCGCGGACCCTGCGCTACACCGTCGGCCAGCCCCGTTCGTTCGCCGTGGCACCCGACGGGGCCCGGGTCGTCTTCCTGCGCTCCACCGGTCGGGACCGGGCCAACCTGCTCTGGACGCTGGACCCGGCCACCGGCGCGGAGACCGTCGCCGCCGACCCCGCGCAGCTGCTCGGTGGCGGCGAGGAGGACCTCTCGCCGGCCGAGCGCGCCCGCCGCGAGCGCAGCCGGGAGGGCTCGGCCGGCATCGTCGGCTACGCGCTGGACGGTGCGGCCACGCTTGCCGCCTTCGCCCTCTCCGGGCGGCTCTTCACCGCCGACCTGGTGGCCGGCGCGGCCCGCGAGCTGCCCGCCGCCGGACCGCTGCTCGACCCGCGCCCCTCGCCCGACGGCCGCTGGATCGCCTACCCGACCACCGCGGGCGCGCTGCGCCTGATCGCGGCCGACGGCAGCGCGGACCGCGCGCTCGCGGAGCCCGAGGCGGCCGGGGTGACCTGGGGTCAGGCGGAGTTCATCGCCCAGGAGGAGATGGACCGGGACCGCGGCTACTGGTGGTCCCCGCGCAGCGATGCGCTGCTGGTCGCGCGGGCCGACGACGCGCCGGTGCAGCGCTGGTGGATCGCCGACCCGGCCAGTCCCGCGACGGTGCCCACCGAGGTCGCCTACCCGGCCGCCGGCACCCCCAACGCCGAGGTCACGCTCTGGCTGGTCACCCTGGACGGCACCCGCACCGAGGTCGTCTGGGACCGCGCCGCCTACCCGTACCTGGGCCGGGTGCACTGGTCGGCGGGCGGCGTGCCGCTGCTCCTGGTGCAGGCCCGCGACCAGCGCAGCCAGCTGCTGCTGACCGTCGACCCGGCCACCGGCGCCACCGGCGAGCTGCTCGCCGAGCGTGACGCGGCCTGGCTGGAGCTGTTCCCCGGGGCTCCCGCCTGGACCCCGGACGGGCGGCTGGTGCGGATCAGCGACGAGCCCGGCCACCGCGCGCTCCTCGTCGACCAGGTCGAGCTGACCGACGACACCCTGCACCTGCGGGCCGTGCTGGCGGTGGGTGCCGGGGAGGTCCTGTGCACCGCGAGCGCGGGCGAGGGCGCCGAGGACCAGACCCCGGGCCTGCAGGGCCTGTACGCCGTCCCGCTGGACGGCTCGGGCCCGCGCCTGCTGCGCCGGGGCGCGGCACTGGACGCGGTGCGCGGCGGCGAGGTCACCGTGCTCTCCAGCTCGGCCCTGGACCGCCCGGGCCGCCGGGCCGAGGTGCTGCGCGGTGGGGAGAGCCTCCTGACCGTCACCTCGTACGCGCAGACCCCGGTGCTCACCACCCGGCCGCAGTTCCGGCTGGCCGGGGAGCGCCGGATCCCGGCCGCCGTGGTGCTGCCGACCGGCTACGACCGGGAGCGCGACGGCCTGCTGCCGGTGCTGATGGACCCGTACGGCGGCCCGCACGCCGCGATGGTGGTGCAGGCCCACAACGCCTTCCTCAGCTCGCAGTGGTTCGCCGACCAGGGCTTCGCCGTGGTGGTCGCCGACGGCCGCGGCACCCCGGGCCGCAGCCCGGCCTGGGAGAAGGCGATCGCCTTCGACTTCGCCGGCGTCACCCTGGACGACCAGGTCGAGGCCCTGCAGGCGCTGGCCGAGGAGTTCCCGCTGGACCTGGGCCGGGTGGCCATCCGTGGCTGGTCCTACGGCGGGTACCTGTCGGCGCTGGCCGTGCTGCGCCGTCCCGACGTCTTCCACGCGGCGGTGGCCGGCGCTCCGGTGACCGAGTGGCGGCTCTACGACACCCACTACACCGAGCGCTACCTGGGCCACCCCGACGAGCGCCCGGAGGTCTACGAGGCCAACTCGCTGACCGGGGACGCGGCCCGGCTGGAGCGCCCGCTGATGATCGTGCACGGTCTGGCCGACGACAACGTGGTGGCCGCGCACACCCTGCGGCTCTCCTCGGCCCTGCTGGCCGCGGGCCGCCCGCACACCGTGCTGCCGCTGTCCGGCGTCACCCACATGACGCCGCAGGAGCAGGTGGCGGAGAACCTGCTGCTGCTCCAGGTCGACTTCCTGAAGGAGAAGCTGGGCCTGAAGCCGACGCCGTGA
- a CDS encoding ABC transporter ATP-binding protein — MPEEVAAFRRVSKSYGHVKAVNGLDLTLHPGQTVALLGPNGAGKSSSLDLLLGLRDPDQGEVTLFGGTPRAAVAAGRVGAMLQSGGLMTDVKVRELVQLACDVHPRGHRVEQVLQDAGITEIADRRVDKLSGGQEQRVRFALAIAGQNDLIVLDEPTTGMDVSVRQQFWGAMRRQAEEGRTVLFATHYLEEADSIADRVLVLHRGRLIADGSSAEIKAKAGARRVSFELHATDGQVEESALRALPSLVALEISGPASGVRTVRIRSTDADAVVAGLYRAGCYPRGLEVTSLGLEQAFLTITSEQDEQDEHDGTLSGTEQAR; from the coding sequence ATGCCCGAGGAAGTGGCCGCGTTCAGACGGGTCAGCAAGAGCTACGGTCACGTCAAGGCGGTGAACGGGCTCGACCTGACGCTACATCCGGGCCAGACCGTGGCGCTGCTCGGTCCCAACGGCGCGGGCAAGTCCAGCAGCCTGGACCTGCTGCTCGGCCTGCGCGACCCCGACCAGGGGGAGGTCACCCTGTTCGGCGGCACCCCGCGCGCGGCGGTGGCGGCCGGGCGGGTGGGCGCGATGCTGCAGAGCGGCGGCCTGATGACCGACGTCAAGGTGCGCGAGCTGGTGCAGCTGGCCTGTGACGTGCACCCGCGCGGCCACCGGGTCGAGCAGGTGCTGCAGGACGCGGGCATCACCGAGATCGCCGACCGCCGGGTGGACAAGCTCTCCGGCGGCCAGGAGCAGCGGGTGCGCTTCGCGCTGGCGATCGCCGGGCAGAACGACCTGATCGTGCTGGACGAGCCGACCACCGGCATGGACGTCTCGGTCCGCCAGCAGTTCTGGGGCGCGATGCGCCGGCAGGCCGAGGAGGGCCGCACGGTGCTCTTCGCCACCCACTACCTGGAAGAGGCCGACTCGATCGCGGACCGGGTGCTGGTGCTGCACCGCGGGCGGCTGATCGCCGACGGCTCGTCCGCCGAGATCAAGGCCAAGGCCGGCGCCCGGCGGGTCAGCTTCGAGCTGCACGCGACGGACGGACAGGTCGAGGAGTCCGCGCTGCGGGCGCTGCCGAGCCTGGTGGCGCTGGAGATCAGCGGCCCGGCGAGCGGGGTGCGCACGGTGCGGATCCGCTCCACCGACGCCGACGCGGTGGTGGCCGGGCTCTACCGGGCCGGCTGCTACCCGCGCGGTCTGGAGGTCACCAGCCTCGGGCTGGAGCAGGCCTTCCTGACCATCACCAGCGAGCAGGACGAGCAGGACGAGCACGACGGCACCCTGAGCGGGACGGAGCAGGCGCGATGA
- a CDS encoding ABC transporter permease — translation MRTLIKLEILRTLRNRRYVFFTVLYPSLMYFFFISAYSNGNVSTGVSAKSYFMVSMATFGAVGAVLTGSAQRISLERKSGWTRQLRLTALPGRAYAVAKISSCAVTTLPSILVVFVLGAFEGVRLDAGQWLGLVAALWVGSFVFAALGVALGYAAEPSAVQPIVMIVYMLMAAFGGTWFPVTGGLKSVARFNPVYLYNQLAGFVHPGTSFDVSAAAGLAGFLAVFVAGAAVLYRRDTKQA, via the coding sequence ATGAGGACCCTGATCAAGCTGGAGATCCTGCGCACGCTGCGCAACCGGCGCTACGTCTTCTTCACGGTGCTGTACCCGTCGCTGATGTACTTCTTCTTCATCAGCGCCTACAGCAACGGCAACGTCTCCACCGGGGTCAGTGCCAAGAGCTACTTCATGGTCTCGATGGCCACCTTCGGCGCGGTCGGCGCGGTGCTCACCGGCAGTGCGCAGCGGATCTCGCTGGAGCGCAAGAGCGGCTGGACCCGACAGCTGCGGCTGACCGCGCTGCCCGGCCGGGCGTACGCGGTGGCGAAGATCAGCTCCTGTGCGGTGACCACGCTGCCCTCGATCCTGGTGGTCTTCGTGCTCGGCGCCTTCGAGGGCGTGCGGCTGGACGCCGGGCAGTGGCTGGGCCTGGTGGCCGCGCTCTGGGTGGGCAGCTTCGTCTTCGCGGCCCTGGGCGTGGCGCTCGGGTACGCGGCGGAGCCGAGCGCGGTGCAGCCGATCGTGATGATCGTCTACATGCTGATGGCGGCCTTCGGCGGCACCTGGTTCCCGGTCACCGGCGGGCTGAAGTCGGTGGCCCGGTTCAACCCGGTCTACCTGTACAACCAACTGGCGGGCTTCGTGCACCCCGGCACCTCCTTCGACGTGTCGGCCGCGGCCGGGCTGGCCGGGTTCCTGGCGGTCTTCGTGGCCGGGGCGGCCGTGCTGTACCGCAGGGACACCAAGCAGGCATGA
- a CDS encoding sensor histidine kinase: MSTTPLDRRPDESEAADQGRSTGSPSGAGSSSGAAERALAAADGELQFKGAVPGGPVDNRRQLLVKLCWMLLWAFYLVYPIKDLTGSHHGPAAKAFGWAALAGFLGCYVTLVLFRSMRGIRWRGSYPLVAVMAVLAPATSLGLGTDWLVMFNYLAVAVGAVLVPRLALAGVATVTGAMAVTALSLSQDLGTIGELALPAFLGGAAMIGMQRLVGVMRELRDARETVAHLAAAEERLRLARDMHDLLGHSLSLITLKSELAGRFMEAGQQEAARAQVTDIEQVARESLTDVRAAITGYRRPTLPVELSAARRALSTVGVTLEAPAALAEDRPGLGAAEAETLAWALREAVTNIVRHAQGATLCTIGLDETWDGEGGRYAVLEITDNGAGPGKSGPGNGLSGLDERLALVGGRLETSPGQHGKGFRIRALVPLGARVA, encoded by the coding sequence ATGTCGACAACACCGCTGGACCGCCGCCCGGACGAGTCCGAGGCGGCGGACCAGGGGCGTTCCACCGGCTCACCGTCCGGCGCCGGCTCATCGTCCGGCGCCGCCGAGCGGGCGCTGGCCGCCGCGGACGGCGAGCTGCAGTTCAAGGGCGCGGTCCCGGGCGGTCCGGTGGACAACCGGCGCCAGCTGCTGGTGAAGCTCTGCTGGATGCTGCTGTGGGCGTTCTACCTGGTCTACCCGATCAAGGACCTGACGGGCAGCCACCACGGTCCGGCCGCCAAGGCGTTCGGCTGGGCCGCCCTGGCCGGCTTCCTGGGCTGCTACGTCACCCTGGTGCTCTTCCGCTCGATGCGGGGCATCCGGTGGCGCGGCAGTTACCCGCTGGTCGCCGTGATGGCGGTGCTCGCGCCGGCCACCAGCCTCGGCCTGGGCACCGACTGGCTGGTCATGTTCAACTACCTGGCGGTCGCGGTCGGTGCGGTGCTGGTGCCGCGGCTGGCGCTCGCCGGGGTCGCCACGGTCACCGGGGCGATGGCGGTGACCGCCCTGTCGCTCTCCCAGGACCTGGGCACGATCGGGGAGCTGGCCCTGCCGGCCTTCCTCGGCGGCGCCGCGATGATCGGGATGCAGCGCCTGGTCGGTGTGATGCGCGAACTGCGCGACGCCCGTGAGACGGTGGCGCACCTGGCGGCGGCCGAGGAGCGGCTGCGGCTGGCCCGCGACATGCACGACCTGCTCGGTCACTCGCTCTCGCTGATCACCCTCAAGAGCGAGCTGGCCGGGCGGTTCATGGAGGCCGGCCAGCAGGAGGCGGCGCGGGCCCAGGTGACCGACATCGAGCAGGTGGCGCGCGAGTCGCTGACCGACGTCCGGGCGGCCATCACGGGCTACCGCAGGCCCACCCTGCCGGTCGAACTCTCCGCCGCCCGCCGGGCGCTGAGCACCGTCGGAGTGACCCTGGAGGCGCCCGCCGCACTGGCCGAGGACCGGCCGGGGCTCGGCGCGGCAGAGGCCGAGACGCTCGCCTGGGCGCTGCGCGAGGCGGTCACCAACATCGTCCGGCACGCGCAGGGCGCCACCCTCTGCACGATCGGCCTGGACGAGACCTGGGACGGTGAGGGCGGGCGCTACGCCGTCCTGGAGATCACCGACAACGGGGCCGGCCCGGGCAAGTCGGGCCCCGGCAACGGGCTGTCCGGCCTCGACGAGCGGCTCGCGCTGGTCGGCGGCCGCCTGGAGACCTCACCGGGCCAGCACGGCAAGGGATTCCGGATCCGGGCCCTGGTTCCGCTGGGCGCCCGGGTGGCCTGA
- a CDS encoding response regulator transcription factor gives MTDKTGAGTPVQGIRVLLAEDQGMVREALAALLGLEGDIQVVAQASRGDEVVDAVLAHDVQVAVLDIEMPGMTGIEAAAELKRRCPGTKVVIATTFGRPGYLRRAMESGADAFLVKDAPAAELAEAVRRVLRGERVIDPTLAAAALAEGANPLTGRELDVLGAASDGAVNAEIARRLHLSEGTVRNYLSMAIQKTGARNRAEAIRIAKEKGWM, from the coding sequence ATGACGGACAAGACGGGGGCAGGAACGCCTGTGCAAGGGATAAGGGTCCTGCTCGCCGAGGACCAGGGCATGGTGCGCGAGGCGCTGGCGGCGCTGCTCGGGCTGGAGGGCGACATCCAGGTCGTCGCCCAGGCGTCGCGGGGGGACGAGGTGGTCGACGCGGTGCTCGCGCACGACGTCCAGGTCGCCGTGCTGGACATCGAGATGCCCGGGATGACGGGGATCGAGGCGGCGGCCGAGCTGAAGCGGCGCTGCCCGGGCACCAAGGTGGTGATCGCCACCACCTTCGGGCGCCCCGGCTACCTGCGCCGGGCGATGGAGAGCGGGGCGGACGCCTTCCTGGTCAAGGACGCCCCGGCAGCCGAACTCGCCGAGGCGGTGCGGCGGGTGCTGCGCGGCGAGCGGGTGATCGACCCGACCCTGGCCGCAGCCGCGCTGGCCGAGGGCGCCAACCCGCTGACCGGGCGCGAGCTGGACGTGCTCGGGGCGGCCTCGGACGGCGCGGTGAACGCCGAGATCGCCCGGCGCCTGCACCTGTCGGAGGGCACGGTGCGCAACTACCTGTCGATGGCGATCCAGAAGACCGGCGCCCGCAACCGCGCCGAGGCGATCCGGATCGCCAAGGAGAAGGGCTGGATGTGA
- a CDS encoding transglutaminase-like domain-containing protein: MTEQSRTRFRAEARSEQPDPVLLCLLAAAEHTLADPGYTEDGRLEPPPTLEALLAACQAALDRHAAAVRRAVAERSPATPEETAALLAAVLGGRERFHGRQSDYRRLESSLLPEVLRRRRGLPIMLSLVWSAVAARAGLTVHGIALPGHFIVAVGGPEPGEEYVLADPFHGGRLLSSQDAATIVLAAGHRFTPDLLTPAQPLDLTLRVLGNIRSWAADRPEQARVQLWATELSLLLPRHPAQLRLERAELLVRTGDFLGGAAEMEDYARILDTFDPESAAKVRQEARSARHRLN, encoded by the coding sequence GTGACCGAGCAGAGCAGAACCCGCTTCCGCGCCGAGGCCAGGTCGGAGCAGCCCGATCCGGTGCTGCTCTGCCTGTTGGCCGCCGCAGAGCACACCCTGGCCGACCCCGGCTACACCGAGGACGGCCGCCTGGAGCCGCCGCCCACCCTGGAGGCGCTGCTGGCGGCCTGTCAGGCCGCCCTGGACCGACACGCGGCCGCGGTGCGGCGCGCGGTCGCCGAGCGCTCCCCCGCCACGCCGGAGGAGACCGCGGCACTGCTGGCGGCGGTGCTGGGCGGCCGGGAACGCTTCCACGGCCGGCAGTCGGACTACCGGCGGCTGGAGTCCTCGCTGCTGCCCGAGGTGCTGCGGCGCCGGCGCGGCCTGCCGATCATGCTGAGCCTGGTCTGGTCCGCGGTGGCCGCCCGGGCCGGGCTGACGGTGCACGGGATCGCGCTGCCGGGGCACTTCATCGTCGCGGTGGGCGGCCCCGAGCCGGGCGAGGAGTACGTGCTGGCGGACCCCTTCCACGGCGGGCGGCTGCTCAGCTCGCAGGACGCCGCCACCATCGTGCTCGCCGCCGGCCACCGCTTCACCCCCGACCTGCTGACGCCCGCCCAGCCGCTGGACCTCACGCTGCGGGTGCTGGGCAACATCCGCAGCTGGGCCGCCGACCGGCCGGAGCAGGCCAGGGTGCAGCTGTGGGCCACCGAGCTGTCGCTGCTGCTCCCCCGGCACCCGGCCCAGCTGCGCCTAGAACGGGCCGAACTGCTCGTGCGCACCGGCGACTTCCTGGGCGGGGCGGCCGAGATGGAGGACTACGCGCGGATCCTGGACACCTTCGATCCGGAGTCCGCCGCCAAGGTCCGCCAGGAGGCCCGGTCGGCCCGGCACCGCCTCAACTAG
- a CDS encoding GNAT family N-acetyltransferase, giving the protein MPIGARPEVRIDRSDVGRRVSVRQVEPAPDPATGRPSFRDAIGVLTSWDDHELTVVTRDRCEVRIPLERLVAGKAVPLFPARNTPLPATGPVELQRIAARGWPAVEQQPLGEWLLRASAGFTRRANSVQTLGDPGLPLPQALVRARQWYGERGLPTWVELVTPGSPAELTAELDRLGARFAPTLVRTAPLAPLARAGRGTGAGAGAVRLSRVAGPGWLSAYQRVEADPALTEAARQVLHGGPSVWFATVPDPHGGVPSAIGRCVIDGPWACFGAVEVRPDARRRGLATAVMAALAARAAEEGAQGAYLQVEAENSGAITLYDGLGFTTSHTYHYARLP; this is encoded by the coding sequence ATTCCGATCGGTGCCCGCCCCGAGGTCCGGATAGACCGCTCTGACGTGGGACGACGGGTCTCTGTGCGACAGGTCGAGCCGGCGCCCGACCCGGCCACCGGTCGCCCTTCGTTCCGCGATGCGATCGGCGTGCTCACATCCTGGGACGATCATGAGCTGACCGTGGTCACCCGCGACCGCTGCGAGGTGCGGATCCCGCTCGAGCGACTGGTCGCGGGCAAGGCGGTCCCGCTCTTCCCGGCCAGGAACACGCCGCTGCCCGCCACCGGCCCCGTCGAGCTGCAGCGGATCGCCGCGCGCGGCTGGCCCGCCGTGGAGCAGCAGCCGCTCGGCGAGTGGCTGCTGCGCGCCTCGGCCGGCTTCACCCGCCGGGCCAACTCGGTGCAGACCCTCGGCGACCCCGGGCTGCCGCTGCCGCAGGCGCTGGTGCGGGCCCGGCAGTGGTACGGCGAGCGCGGGCTGCCCACCTGGGTCGAACTGGTCACCCCGGGCTCGCCGGCCGAGCTGACCGCGGAGCTGGACCGGCTGGGTGCCCGGTTCGCGCCGACCCTGGTGCGCACCGCGCCGCTGGCCCCGCTCGCCCGGGCCGGCCGCGGCACGGGCGCGGGGGCGGGGGCGGTCCGGCTGTCGCGCGTCGCCGGCCCCGGGTGGCTCTCGGCCTACCAGCGGGTGGAGGCCGACCCGGCGCTCACCGAGGCCGCCCGCCAGGTGCTGCACGGCGGCCCCTCGGTCTGGTTCGCCACCGTCCCCGACCCGCACGGCGGCGTCCCGTCGGCGATCGGGCGGTGCGTCATCGACGGCCCGTGGGCCTGCTTCGGGGCCGTCGAGGTGCGCCCCGACGCCCGACGGCGGGGGCTTGCGACGGCCGTGATGGCGGCGCTGGCGGCACGCGCCGCCGAGGAGGGCGCGCAGGGCGCCTACCTGCAGGTGGAGGCCGAGAACAGTGGTGCGATCACGCTCTATGACGGACTCGGCTTCACGACGAGTCACACTTACCACTACGCCCGTCTTCCTTAG
- the fdxA gene encoding ferredoxin → MTYVIAQPCVDVKDKACIEECPVDCIYEGERSLYIHPDECVDCGACEPVCPVEAIFYEDDTPEEWKDYYKANVEFFDDLGSPGGASKLGLIERDHPFIAALPPQNQGEH, encoded by the coding sequence GTGACCTACGTCATCGCGCAGCCTTGTGTCGACGTCAAGGACAAGGCGTGCATCGAAGAATGCCCGGTTGACTGCATCTATGAGGGCGAGCGCTCCCTTTACATCCACCCGGATGAGTGCGTCGACTGTGGTGCGTGCGAGCCGGTCTGCCCGGTCGAGGCGATCTTCTACGAGGACGACACTCCGGAGGAGTGGAAGGACTACTACAAGGCGAACGTCGAGTTCTTCGACGACCTCGGTTCGCCCGGTGGTGCCTCGAAGCTCGGCCTGATCGAGCGGGACCACCCGTTCATCGCGGCCCTGCCGCCGCAGAACCAGGGCGAGCACTGA